The Streptomyces sp. NBC_00224 genome contains the following window.
ACGTGTCCACCACCACGCTGTTCAAGCACTTCCCGGTCAAGGAAGCCCTCGTCTTCGACGAGGACGCCGACCAGGAAACCCGTCTGCTCGCCGCCGTACGCGAGCGGCCCCAAGACGAGTCCATCCCCGCGGCCCTGCGCGAGCATGCCCTGCGCTACCGCGTCGCGGCCGTGGAGGACGACGCCGGTTTTACCGCGTTCATCGAACTCGTGGAAAACACACCGGCGTTGCGGGACTACGCCCAGCGCATGTGGCTGCGCCACGAAACCGCCCTCGCTCGCGCCATCGCCGAGGAAAGCGGACTTCCGGCCGACGACCCGACCTGTGCCGCCCTCGCCCACTTCGCCCTCGAAGCACCCCGGGCCGCCCGCAGCAGCCAGGACCCCCGCCAGGCCGTCACGCGCGCCTTCGACCTCCTGGAGATGGGCTGGGGCGCCGCTGTCTCCAGGGGGT
Protein-coding sequences here:
- a CDS encoding TetR/AcrR family transcriptional regulator — protein: MTDTTTGAPPTAPAGRRERKKAATRQALADAALRLFIERGYEQVGIREIADAADVSTTTLFKHFPVKEALVFDEDADQETRLLAAVRERPQDESIPAALREHALRYRVAAVEDDAGFTAFIELVENTPALRDYAQRMWLRHETALARAIAEESGLPADDPTCAALAHFALEAPRAARSSQDPRQAVTRAFDLLEMGWGAAVSRG